From the genome of Sphingomonas sp. HMP6, one region includes:
- a CDS encoding cytochrome b, translating to MSFPWAKHYAPSNGFTKWIDERLPLPRLVYGAVGAGYPVPRNLNYFWNFGVLAGAALGIQIITGIVLAMHYAANGGVAFDSVEHIMRDVNAGWFLRYAHANGASMFFIVVYIHIFRGLFYGSYKAPREMIWLLGVTIFLLMMATAFMGYVLPWGQMSFWGAQVITGFFSAIPVVGESIRIWLLGGYAPDNAALNRFFSLHYLLPFVIAGVIILHIWALHIPGSNNPTGVDVKGEQDTVPFHPYYTAKDGFGLGVFLFIFASLIFFAPNLLGHPDNYIPANSLSTPAHIVPEWYFWPFYAILRAFTVDFVFVPAKLLGVLAMFGSILLLFFLPWLDSSPVRSSNYRPTYRIFFWVLVADIAVLGWCGGSAATPGIVMASQISAAYYFAHFLIILPIVSRMERPRPLPNSITEAVLAKKGGTSPAHTAFSGSPVPAE from the coding sequence ATGAGCTTCCCCTGGGCCAAGCATTACGCGCCGTCTAACGGCTTCACCAAGTGGATCGATGAGCGCTTGCCGCTCCCGCGTCTGGTTTATGGCGCGGTCGGTGCGGGTTACCCCGTGCCGCGCAACCTCAACTATTTCTGGAACTTCGGCGTGCTCGCGGGTGCGGCGCTTGGTATTCAGATCATCACCGGCATCGTGCTGGCGATGCATTATGCGGCCAATGGCGGCGTGGCGTTCGATTCGGTCGAACACATCATGCGCGACGTCAACGCCGGCTGGTTCCTGCGCTATGCGCACGCGAACGGCGCCTCGATGTTCTTCATCGTCGTCTACATCCACATTTTCCGCGGCCTTTTCTACGGATCGTACAAGGCTCCGCGGGAGATGATCTGGCTGCTCGGCGTCACGATCTTCTTGCTCATGATGGCCACCGCCTTCATGGGCTATGTCCTTCCCTGGGGTCAGATGAGCTTCTGGGGCGCGCAGGTGATCACCGGCTTCTTCTCGGCGATACCCGTGGTAGGCGAATCGATCCGCATCTGGCTGCTTGGCGGATATGCGCCCGACAACGCCGCGCTCAACCGCTTCTTCTCGCTCCACTATCTGCTGCCGTTCGTGATTGCGGGCGTCATCATCCTGCACATCTGGGCGCTGCACATTCCGGGTTCGAACAACCCGACCGGCGTGGACGTAAAGGGCGAGCAGGACACGGTTCCGTTCCATCCTTACTATACCGCCAAGGACGGCTTCGGGCTCGGCGTGTTCCTGTTCATTTTCGCGTCGCTGATCTTCTTCGCGCCAAATTTGCTCGGCCACCCCGACAACTACATCCCGGCCAATTCGCTTTCGACACCGGCGCACATCGTTCCGGAATGGTATTTCTGGCCGTTCTACGCGATCCTGCGCGCCTTCACCGTTGACTTCGTGTTCGTGCCCGCAAAGCTGCTCGGCGTGCTCGCGATGTTCGGGTCGATCCTGCTGCTGTTCTTCCTCCCATGGCTGGACAGCTCGCCGGTGCGCTCGTCCAATTATCGCCCGACCTACCGCATCTTCTTTTGGGTGCTGGTGGCCGATATCGCGGTGCTGGGTTGGTGCGGTGGTTCGGCGGCGACGCCGGGTATCGTCATGGCGAGCCAGATCAGCGCGGCTTATTATTTCGCGCACTTCCTCATCATCCTGCCCATCGTTTCGCGGATGGAGCGTCCGCGGCCATTGCCCAACTCGATCACCGAGGCGGTTCTGGCGAAGAAGGGTGGCACGTCGCCGGCACATACCGCATTCAGCGGTAGCCCGGTTCCGGCTGAATAA
- a CDS encoding cytochrome c1 has translation MLRAIAILIGAGIVAVLAWALFWSVQGYITDPPAETAAEEFHLHPKEVALASNGLLGTYDNRQLQRGLQVYKEVCANCHSLKHVAFRDLTQIGYSAAQVKKFAADWATKAKDVDPKSGDTVERPNTPADYFPTVYYPGQGNPPDLSLITKARHDGPAYVYSLLTGYGEPPAEMLKKYPDAKTPDGLYFNRYFPTLNLAMPPPLAQDGQVTYLDGTKPTVKQMSADVSAFLAWAAEPNLPTRHGYGLAVLAFIAFFTLLTYGAYQNIWRDIKH, from the coding sequence ATGCTTCGCGCAATCGCAATCCTCATCGGGGCCGGCATCGTTGCCGTCCTGGCCTGGGCGCTGTTCTGGTCGGTTCAGGGCTACATCACTGATCCCCCGGCTGAAACCGCAGCAGAGGAATTCCATCTCCATCCCAAGGAAGTCGCACTGGCTTCCAACGGCCTGCTCGGCACGTATGACAACCGCCAGCTGCAGCGCGGGCTGCAGGTGTACAAGGAAGTCTGCGCCAACTGCCATTCGCTCAAGCACGTCGCTTTCCGCGACCTGACGCAGATCGGCTATTCGGCGGCACAGGTGAAGAAGTTCGCGGCCGATTGGGCGACCAAGGCCAAGGACGTCGATCCGAAGTCGGGCGACACGGTCGAACGGCCGAACACGCCAGCCGACTATTTCCCGACCGTTTATTATCCCGGTCAGGGCAATCCGCCAGATCTCTCGTTGATCACCAAGGCGCGGCATGATGGCCCGGCCTATGTCTACTCGCTGCTGACCGGCTATGGCGAACCGCCGGCCGAGATGCTGAAGAAGTATCCGGATGCAAAGACCCCCGACGGGCTCTATTTCAACCGCTACTTCCCGACGTTGAACCTCGCGATGCCGCCACCGCTCGCGCAGGACGGTCAGGTGACGTATCTCGACGGCACAAAGCCGACCGTGAAGCAGATGTCGGCCGACGTTTCGGCGTTCCTGGCGTGGGCAGCGGAGCCGAACCTGCCGACCCGGCATGGCTATGGTCTCGCGGTCCTGGCGTTTATCGCCTTCTTCACGCTGCTTACCTACGGCGCGTACCAGAACATCTGGCGCGACATTAAGCACTGA
- a CDS encoding adenine phosphoribosyltransferase — translation MADTDDRNADLRALIRTIPDFPKPGIQFRDITTLLLDPAGFAAAIERMAAATHGPVDLVAGIEARGFIFAAALAAPLNAGVLLIRKDGKLPGATIAEDYALEYGTDRIAMHEDALVPGQRVLLVDDLIATGGTARAAVRLLRKAGAVVEQSQFLVDLPELGGAEALRADGLTVDSLVAFEGH, via the coding sequence GTGGCCGACACTGACGACCGCAACGCCGATCTCCGCGCGCTGATCCGCACGATCCCGGACTTTCCCAAGCCCGGCATCCAGTTCCGTGACATCACCACGCTGCTGCTCGATCCCGCAGGCTTCGCCGCCGCGATCGAACGCATGGCAGCCGCGACGCACGGCCCGGTCGATCTTGTTGCCGGGATTGAGGCGCGCGGCTTCATCTTCGCCGCAGCCCTGGCCGCCCCGCTCAACGCGGGCGTTCTGCTGATCCGCAAGGACGGCAAACTCCCCGGCGCGACGATCGCCGAGGATTATGCGCTGGAATATGGCACCGACCGGATCGCGATGCATGAGGACGCGCTCGTCCCCGGCCAGCGCGTTCTGCTGGTCGACGATTTGATCGCCACCGGCGGCACCGCACGGGCCGCAGTCCGGCTGCTACGCAAGGCCGGCGCGGTGGTGGAGCAATCGCAATTCCTGGTTGATCTGCCCGAACTCGGCGGCGCTGAGGCGCTTCGTGCCGACGGACTGACGGTCGACTCGCTGGTGGCGTTCGAGGGGCACTGA